The Mycobacteriales bacterium DNA segment CTTGGCGACCTTCTCGAGGACCGGCTTGGGCGCGGCGTCGACGAGGTCCTTGGCCTCCTTCAGGCCCAGGCTGGTGAGCGTCCGGACCTCCTTGATGACCTGGATCTTCTTGTCGCCGGCGCTCTCCAGGATGACGTCGAACTCGTCCTGCTCGGCAGCGGCCTCCTCGCCGCCGCCACCGCTAGCGCCGCCGGGGGCGGCGGCAACCGCGACGGGCGCCGCGGCGGTGACGCCGAAGGTCTCCTCGAACTGCTTCACGAACTCGCTGAGCTCGATCAGGGTCATCTCCTTGAACGCGTCAAGGAGTTCGTCGGTGCTGAGCTTCGCCATGGTGGCGTCTCCTTTGATCAGTGCCGGTGCCGGCGGTGTGTGGGGGCGTGCGGTACGGCCGTCTCGCTGAGGGCAGCCGGTCAGGCAGTGGTCTCGGTGCTGGACTCGCTGTCGGTTCCGTCGGAGGTGCCGTCGTCCTCGGCGGCTGCCTCGGGGGCGGCTGCCTCGGGGATCTCCTCCGCCACGGGAGCCGGTGTGCCGGCCCCGCCACGCAGGACCGAGGGGTCCTCGGTGGCCTTGGCCTGCAGCGCACCCGCGAGCCGGGCGGCCTGGGCGAGCGGTGCGTTGAGCAGGTACACGGCATTGGACAGCGAGGCCAGCAGGGCCCCCGCCATCTTGCCGAGCAGGACCTCACGGGACTCGAGGTCGGCCAGCTTGCGCACCTCGTCCACGGACAGCGCCTTGCCGTCCATGACGCCGCCCTTGACGACCAGGGCCGGGTGCGCCCTGGCGAAGTCCCGCAGCGCCTTGGCGGCCATGACCGGCTCGCCCTGAACGAAGGCGACGGCCGTCGGGCCGGAGAGCAACTGCTCGACGCCGTCGATCCCGGCGTCCGCAGCGGCGATCTTGGTCAGCGTGTTCTTCACGACGGAGTACGACGTGTCGGCGCCCAGCGCGGTGCGCAGGTCGCTGATCTGCTTGACGGTCAGGCCGCGGTACTCGGTGAGCACGGCCGCAGACGAGCTGCGGAACGCCTCCGCCAGCTCGGCCACCGCAGCGGCCTTCTCGGGCCGGACGGTGGCGCGAGCGTGCTGGACAGCGGTGTCGTCGGTCGCGGTAGCACTGTCGGACATGCGCCTCCTCTCGGTCGGGAGCCGGCTCGGCACCGTCTGTGGTGTCGGGCTGCCCTGGAACGCGCGGACGCCCCGGCGCAGAGGCGCACGGGGCGTCAGAGGTCTCCGGCCACGGGGGTCGGGGGTCTGTCCGTGTTCACCTGCGCGGGCCGCCCGCACGAAGCGGGGCCTTCGACCACTGCGAGCAGTGGCGACCGGCGGTCTTGGGCGTGCAGAAGACTAGCAGCCGTCCGGCGCGGGGACGATTCGCACGGCGCACGAAGTCCGTCGGCTGGGGGCGCCGGAGACGTGTGTGCTGTCGGGGGGTGTACAGCACAGGTCAAGAATCCGGAAATGTTGACCTGTGGTGTACGCCCGCTGCCGCGGCACATGCGCCGACCGCAGTTCCTGGTGGCCTCCACCACCGCCAGCGCCGAGGGAGATGACGCGTCACGTCGGTGCAGCGCACCCGTGCACAACTCTCGGCCGGCACCGTCTGTCGGCAAGACCAGCACGGTGCGTGGCGGTCGAGACCGCTACTGGGCGTCGGTGTTCGAGCCGTCCTCGAGCAGGTTGCGCAGCCGCTTCGGGTCGACCGGGATGCCCGGGCCCATCGTCGTGGAGACAGCAACCTTCCTGACGTAGGTGCCCTTGGAGGTCGCCGGCTTGGCGCGGGAGATCTCGTCGAGCGCAGCGCCGTAGTTCTCGACCAGCTGCTTCTCGTCGAAGCTGGCCTTGCCGATCACCAGGTGCAGGTTGGCCTGCTTGTCGACCCGGAAGTTGACCTTGCCGCCCTTGATGTCGCTGACGGCCTTGGTGACGTCGGCGGTGACAGTGCCGGTCTTCGGGTTCGGCATCAGGCCGCGCGGGCCGAGGATGCGGGCGATCTTGCCGACCTTGCCCATCTGATCGGGGGTGGCGACCGCGGCGTCGAAGTCGAGGAATCCTCCCTGGATCCGCTCGATCAGGTCGTCGCCGCCGACCTCGTCGGCGCCGGCTGCAGTGGCCTCGGCGGCCTTCTCGCCGGTGGCGAAGACGATGACACGGGCCGTCTTCCCGGTGCCGTGCGGCAGGTTGACCGTGCCGCGGACCATCTGGTCGGCCTTGCGCGGGTCGACGCCCAGGCGCAGCGCCACCTCGACGGTTGCGTCGTACTTGGTGGTCGAGGTCTGCTTGGCGAGCCGAACCGCATCGAGCGGGCTGTAGAGGTTGTCCGCGTCGATCTTCTCGGCCGCGGCACGGTAGGCCTTGCTGCGCTTCATGTCTGCCTGCTTCCTGCTGTCACCAGCAGTCGTGGTCCGAGCGGGCGCGGGCCATCCGCGTCCTCCCACCGTGGTGCGTGATGGTGCGGCCCGCCGCAGCGGGCGGGGGGTCAGTCCTTGACGGTGATGCCCATGGACCGGGCGGTGCCGGCGACGATCTTCTCTGCGGCCTCGAGGTCACGGGCGTTGAGGTCGGCCAGCTTGGTCGTGGCGATCTCGCGGACCTGGGCCTGCGAGATGGTCGCGACCTTCTTCGTGTGCGGAGTCGGTGAACCCTTGTCGACGCCGGCGGCCTTGAGGATCAGCCGCGCGGCCGGCGGGGTCTTGGTGATGAAGGTGAACGAGCGGTCCTCGAACACCGAGATCTCGACCGGCACGATGTCGCCACGCTGCGCCTCGGTGGCGGCGTTGTACTGC contains these protein-coding regions:
- the rplL gene encoding 50S ribosomal protein L7/L12 gives rise to the protein MAKLSTDELLDAFKEMTLIELSEFVKQFEETFGVTAAAPVAVAAAPGGASGGGGEEAAAEQDEFDVILESAGDKKIQVIKEVRTLTSLGLKEAKDLVDAAPKPVLEKVAKDAADKAKAALEAAGATVTVK
- the rplJ gene encoding 50S ribosomal protein L10, with the protein product MSDSATATDDTAVQHARATVRPEKAAAVAELAEAFRSSSAAVLTEYRGLTVKQISDLRTALGADTSYSVVKNTLTKIAAADAGIDGVEQLLSGPTAVAFVQGEPVMAAKALRDFARAHPALVVKGGVMDGKALSVDEVRKLADLESREVLLGKMAGALLASLSNAVYLLNAPLAQAARLAGALQAKATEDPSVLRGGAGTPAPVAEEIPEAAAPEAAAEDDGTSDGTDSESSTETTA
- the rplA gene encoding 50S ribosomal protein L1; its protein translation is MKRSKAYRAAAEKIDADNLYSPLDAVRLAKQTSTTKYDATVEVALRLGVDPRKADQMVRGTVNLPHGTGKTARVIVFATGEKAAEATAAGADEVGGDDLIERIQGGFLDFDAAVATPDQMGKVGKIARILGPRGLMPNPKTGTVTADVTKAVSDIKGGKVNFRVDKQANLHLVIGKASFDEKQLVENYGAALDEISRAKPATSKGTYVRKVAVSTTMGPGIPVDPKRLRNLLEDGSNTDAQ
- the rplK gene encoding 50S ribosomal protein L11, translating into MPPKKKLAGVIKLQIKAGAATPAPPVGPALGQHGVNIMEFCKQYNAATEAQRGDIVPVEISVFEDRSFTFITKTPPAARLILKAAGVDKGSPTPHTKKVATISQAQVREIATTKLADLNARDLEAAEKIVAGTARSMGITVKD